In the Candidatus Methanoperedens sp. genome, GAGGAGTACAGGAAAGCGTATGATAACCTGAGAGAAACGATGGCATTGATCGAAGAGGGCATCAATCATATTGAAAATGAGATCAGTGGACTGCGGATCAGGACCGAGAACTATGGGCAAAAGAAGACAGAGAGGGACAATCTGAAAGAAAACATAGGCGTTCTAAAAAGTTTTCTGAAAGATTGCAGCGAGAAATTTACCACCTCAAAAAATACACTTGAAGCGCTGAAAAAACAGAAAGAAATCCTTGAGAGTCTTAAGAATGAGATAACCCAGATGGCTGCAAAATTAGAAGGACTAAAACAGCAATTCAAGACGGCCAAAGAGGAATTAGGTAAATCTGAAGAAGCGCAGAAGTTATTATCCGGCCTTCTTGAAATGAAAGAAAAGTATGAGGAAGTCAGGAAGAAACTGGACGGACTCGATAATATGCGCAGAGAGCGAGATGTTCATTTAAATAAATTTAATGAAATTCAAAAAGATCTATCTCTGCTTAACGAAAAGAAATCTCGCATGGATCTGTTGGGGAAAGAAGTCGAGAAAAAAACTGCGGAAAAGAACGCCCTTCTGCCCCTTATTAATGACCAGATCGAACTTGAAAGAAAAATCGAGGGAACAAATCAGGAGCGCGCCATAGCTGTTAAAGAAATCAATGATATAAAAAGCAGGATGGTCCTGGCAGGTTCTGAGAACATCTGTCCTGTCATAAAGGGGATAAAATGCAGTTCTGTAAAGGATTTTTCTTCTTATTTCAGAGAGCAGCTTGAAGAGGCTGAAATGAACCTTAAATCTGCTGTGAATTCCCTCAAAGTCCTGGAATCACAGTTAAAGGCTCTCGGAGATCCCCGCAGTAAGGTGAATGGTCTTGACATGCTTATCAGACGGGGAACAGAGGATGCTGCAAAATTGAGCAAAGAGATAGGAATAATACCTGAAAAAGAGAATGCTGCGAATGCACTTAAGACAGAATTGGAAAAATATGGGACCCTTGATAGCGATATGTCAGCAGCAAAAAACCAGATAAAGGAGCTTGAGCCCTTTTACCAGAAATACCTGCAGAACCAGTCTTCCGCTGCAAGGTTCATGGAACACAAAAAAGAGTGCGAGAGGCTGCATAATGTAATTTCAGATTTTGAAGATAGACTCAAGGGTCTGGGGAAACGGAATAACGAATTATGTAATGGCTTTAGCGAAGAGGAACTTGTGCGTATACAGCGTTTGCATGAAGAGCTCGGAACAAAGGTAAGGGGTTATCAAGTTGAGATCAGA is a window encoding:
- a CDS encoding SMC family ATPase, with translation MLIRSVELKNIKSYRHGTIEFGEGINGICGQNGHGKTTLLEAIGYVLFDYLPYSEKEFRRRGESQAYVSVEVLAKGETFTLTRKLGSEYSVRGPNTNITGKKDVLTWIVNNLFPLSNHEELPGIFENAVGVPQGMFTAAFMESPAKRQKTFDEILKVEEYRKAYDNLRETMALIEEGINHIENEISGLRIRTENYGQKKTERDNLKENIGVLKSFLKDCSEKFTTSKNTLEALKKQKEILESLKNEITQMAAKLEGLKQQFKTAKEELGKSEEAQKLLSGLLEMKEKYEEVRKKLDGLDNMRRERDVHLNKFNEIQKDLSLLNEKKSRMDLLGKEVEKKTAEKNALLPLINDQIELERKIEGTNQERAIAVKEINDIKSRMVLAGSENICPVIKGIKCSSVKDFSSYFREQLEEAEMNLKSAVNSLKVLESQLKALGDPRSKVNGLDMLIRRGTEDAAKLSKEIGIIPEKENAANALKTELEKYGTLDSDMSAAKNQIKELEPFYQKYLQNQSSAARFMEHKKECERLHNVISDFEDRLKGLGKRNNELCNGFSEEELVRIQRLHEELGTKVRGYQVEIREKDGQLQKLNKEILEIEKYLTGIAELESRLENEKRFREYAKFVRETLRDSGQHIVLELIGEISEEANSLYCAIMDDFSQELHWGNDYGIRLRDSGEDKNFQQLSGGEKMGAALAVRLALLKMLSNSDFVFLDEPTQNMDEIRRENLSEQIMNIRGFKQIFVISHDDTFNEKYSHVVKIEKIDGESRVVSCST